One window from the genome of Bacteroidales bacterium encodes:
- a CDS encoding carboxypeptidase regulatory-like domain-containing protein has product MKKFTFISVLFLFAVYFQTVSAQLSNYNFSSAVEVYSEISGGIVLGNESTDDEVFVDPANPGGQSVPEGGPGFPIGFSFTFNGTVFNRLGVDANGWIALGSDSFFPAVGLTSTYSFFPLASTVNFLHPEWVSRVAGLTADLLAQPGATIRLQTIGAAPNRVCVVQWKNYRPYLSGNGDSFNFQIRLHETSNSVSIVYGAMVKNSGTMQATVGMRGAPANVVTNYAVRTTQTNWQTTQAGATVDEFCLVSPGVIPPSGLTFSYTLPQGNMPPNCAQIPLPVDGSTGLTNNVQLSWGNGGENPTGYRLYLGTDNPPTNLINGNDLGNITTYSPGLLEYSTTYFWKVVAYNQFGDAVDCPVWSFTLMDNPAFVSFPFIESFEEGNVNESNDIFRWTQELVGNTDEYWQANTTNPNFRAPRTGNFNIILYTSGHTWLFRPFYFTGGVNYNIELWARQSSANFNCNVGIYMGLQPNGASMTTTIAAQQGVTSGEYQKVSGSFSVEESGIFYIGIRGVSSNTLFHLSLDDILINEADFCNQPTNLQVSNITSNSALLDWTQIGEAALWNIEWGEAGFVPGTGNMIQNTPNKPYNLSGLELGTTYDFYVQAVCNANNLSEWNGPGSFTTKSCIEEDECEYTFILLDDFGDGWDGATMQVISGGSVVKVLGTNFTNGDDYTEYHSFCHDTGFEVFFNNGGDYPQEVGLKILDFMGETVFLAEGYNALEVGTIVFEGAANCMLPVCLKPIDLNAVNITSSGADLSWTALNGEITWNLEWGALGFAPGTGTLLESISSNPYSLVGLSEGTLYDFYVQAICEGGVSDWVGPFSFQTIYNICDPYTLPFNEDFDGETFPPTCWMPFDMDFSGTKWESSDLFNHTQGGSQSAVHAYANATHQDGWLISPPLNLADYTMFRLSFWSLNAYASYYEKNSVLVSAGSPNPSDGDFVEIWSAPSVVSNWEKTEISLDAFAGQTIYIAFRYEGINANSWFLDDVSVNYLTEGSLSGYVTSATNQPIQGARVFAGSYESFTDATGYYEFPAILAGVYDFTCEAEGFLMQIVSGVEIFADQTANQDFVLDFAQITVNPLSLNESLEPGGSSVQQLTVSNPAGTADLEWQAYFIYQEKDKGMKNNIQYPILWDNTLINPSNTGTISVELTGLVPDGRIISADDFIVPSEEMWEIRYIYTEGFSSQSTLPDAFKIAIYQNSNNEPGELLFVEQIVPDDLNFDTQHLYFNNPVVLPTGHYWLSVYAVYVGSNGAENTRWNWSVGSADLQNHAKLHDYAGYFGSPGWKNVDSNPSCYFKIGGYVNSWLSLSNINGTVQPGQSQTIDVNFNAGFLADGVHEAEIRFVHNGQEVTESELSVPVFLTVAATLPPQQPSNPVPADGDVLVTLQPVFEWTNGVGTAQSKIRIEQVSFPNNILIHETGFFTGNSFDLASVGISLLPKTEYRWMVTCKNAIGETAGEWWYFESIGAGTISGLVTDAYTNLPLQGVTITAGANYQTATLAAGYYNLPNVVEGVYEVTATFDGYLSQSQTIEIIHGADEIVNFNLSLALKPPYGLKAEISNIFDVNLTWNSPETGSEEWLYYHDGSFENALASETGMFGLAQLFTPEEYPCQISKVRYFNDGFGAYQEHLRVYVLSGDGATILAGPYFVTNGPANDWVTVEVNPVTINSGNFMVATINSNPGGPLVAVDNSLYNGTLFYGSIGNFTELGNLGYYYVGSHEAFVTYSSGGKMATNSVALTPRSVDKSVFAANLAVVAERKNITPAPSKAGETLLGYNLYRNDQFVTFTDQTNYTDLNLAAGQYTYIVKAVYTEGESVPSLPAAVGILSPPVMLFAEQQGAEIHLAWESKFTGLENNPFDQYFVLYRNGVKLGEFTETGYIDNDILPGGNYCYTVLEAVTEDIETGLSNEICVGIPLYGILASNPASLSEVHTNGESLTSQILLLTNTGAEPVDFNIEKEYIVDSKASNLKSSGFCSGNLYSFGCSGDDGIIQWELANIDIHVPCEGSPSWYQDFTNLTHELEPGGTYQLKIMARSWDTYFSVWIDFDDDKTLTQSETIVTNAQITLGYTWYTCELTIPEDAPVGTFGMRMRSRTSQPVNDACQPYSWGNCADFMVTIGNPWLDVSPKAGTIQPGESFPVEVTFNSSLLDLGTYNANLKINTNNPFISQPELEVPAELVVTESITQQILLPMGWSGWSSYVDLSPENAFADVVAPVLDDLIISTYFYEIFYPAFNINTMSQFSNQHGYIIKMAAERMLTFEGMMANQTITLNAGWNLLPVLSPCNLDADELLSGISGLIIAYEVAGNGIYYPEMNINTLQTLVPGKSYYIKVQNAVEVTFPACGKNASFGNVLPVRAKNITPWNDPAYSGSSHIVVFDPNATTAFEPGDMIGAFTSDGQCAGLTQVTGISVSMSLFGNDFTSSSKDGFEEGERLTFKLYRNSSNTEYSLEVDYNAKAPNSDGYFTTNGLSVISNMMMSPTVIVSPDQIGLNIYPNPSTGIFTLAVEHENSNMAYVITNSGGQTIAQGNLSASRQIDLSNHPKGVYFIRIAGDNLLNNRKLVVK; this is encoded by the coding sequence AACTACAACTTCAGCAGTGCTGTTGAAGTTTATTCCGAAATCTCAGGCGGTATTGTTCTTGGCAACGAAAGTACCGATGATGAGGTTTTTGTGGATCCGGCCAACCCCGGAGGTCAGAGCGTTCCGGAAGGTGGCCCGGGTTTTCCCATTGGTTTCAGTTTCACATTCAATGGTACAGTTTTTAACCGTTTGGGCGTTGATGCCAACGGATGGATAGCGCTGGGGAGTGATTCTTTCTTTCCGGCTGTGGGTCTCACTTCTACTTATAGTTTTTTCCCTTTGGCTTCGACGGTTAATTTTCTTCATCCGGAATGGGTAAGCCGCGTTGCCGGTTTAACCGCAGATTTACTGGCACAACCGGGAGCTACCATTAGGTTGCAGACCATTGGTGCGGCGCCCAATCGTGTATGTGTTGTACAATGGAAAAATTACCGTCCTTATCTCAGTGGCAATGGCGACAGCTTCAATTTCCAGATTCGTCTTCACGAAACTTCCAATTCTGTTAGCATTGTTTATGGCGCCATGGTAAAAAACTCCGGCACAATGCAGGCAACTGTGGGAATGAGGGGAGCACCGGCCAACGTTGTCACAAATTATGCAGTCAGAACAACACAAACAAACTGGCAGACAACGCAAGCTGGAGCAACTGTGGATGAATTCTGCCTTGTTTCGCCAGGCGTAATTCCTCCTTCTGGTTTAACATTTTCTTATACATTGCCTCAGGGCAACATGCCGCCAAATTGTGCCCAGATACCTTTGCCAGTGGACGGATCAACCGGCCTGACCAATAATGTACAACTTTCGTGGGGCAACGGTGGCGAAAACCCTACAGGTTACAGGCTTTATTTGGGCACCGATAACCCGCCAACCAATTTGATTAATGGCAATGACTTGGGAAATATAACAACGTATTCGCCAGGTCTGCTGGAGTATTCAACGACTTATTTCTGGAAAGTGGTCGCCTACAATCAATTTGGCGATGCAGTGGATTGCCCGGTGTGGAGTTTTACGCTGATGGATAATCCTGCTTTTGTTAGTTTTCCCTTTATCGAAAGTTTTGAAGAGGGAAATGTCAACGAGTCAAATGATATTTTCAGGTGGACACAGGAATTAGTAGGTAATACGGATGAATACTGGCAAGCAAACACTACTAACCCAAACTTTCGTGCGCCAAGAACCGGCAACTTCAACATCATTCTTTATACGAGCGGACATACATGGCTTTTCCGTCCATTCTATTTTACCGGTGGGGTAAATTATAATATTGAATTATGGGCAAGGCAATCTTCGGCCAATTTTAATTGTAATGTTGGAATTTACATGGGATTGCAGCCAAATGGCGCCTCGATGACAACAACCATTGCGGCTCAGCAGGGCGTTACCAGTGGAGAATACCAAAAAGTGTCCGGCAGTTTTTCGGTGGAAGAAAGCGGCATTTTTTATATTGGAATAAGGGGTGTAAGCAGTAATACATTATTTCATTTAAGCCTCGACGATATCCTGATTAACGAAGCGGATTTCTGCAATCAGCCAACAAATTTACAAGTTTCAAATATAACCAGTAACAGTGCCTTGCTTGATTGGACACAAATAGGCGAAGCCGCTTTGTGGAATATCGAATGGGGTGAAGCCGGTTTTGTGCCGGGAACCGGAAATATGATTCAAAACACACCCAATAAACCTTACAATCTTTCCGGTCTTGAACTGGGCACAACCTACGATTTTTATGTTCAGGCAGTGTGCAATGCGAACAACCTTAGCGAATGGAACGGCCCCGGAAGCTTCACCACCAAATCGTGCATCGAAGAAGATGAATGCGAATATACCTTTATCCTGCTCGACGACTTTGGCGATGGCTGGGATGGCGCCACCATGCAGGTGATCTCCGGAGGTTCAGTCGTGAAGGTTTTGGGTACAAATTTTACTAACGGCGATGATTATACTGAATATCACTCCTTTTGTCATGATACCGGATTTGAGGTTTTTTTCAATAATGGCGGAGATTATCCGCAGGAAGTTGGATTGAAAATACTTGACTTCATGGGAGAAACTGTTTTTCTGGCCGAAGGATATAATGCGCTCGAAGTGGGTACAATTGTGTTTGAGGGCGCCGCCAATTGTATGCTCCCGGTTTGTTTAAAACCAATTGACCTCAATGCCGTCAATATTACTTCATCAGGAGCCGACCTTTCATGGACCGCCTTAAATGGTGAAATAACCTGGAACCTCGAATGGGGTGCATTGGGATTTGCTCCCGGTACCGGCACATTACTCGAATCTATTTCATCAAATCCATATTCACTTGTTGGCCTTTCGGAAGGAACGCTGTACGACTTTTATGTGCAGGCAATTTGCGAGGGTGGCGTGAGTGATTGGGTTGGGCCTTTCAGTTTTCAAACTATTTACAATATTTGCGATCCATACACCCTTCCTTTTAACGAGGATTTCGATGGAGAAACTTTCCCGCCCACCTGCTGGATGCCTTTTGATATGGATTTTAGCGGTACGAAATGGGAAAGTTCAGATTTGTTCAACCATACCCAGGGCGGAAGCCAGTCGGCTGTGCATGCTTATGCTAATGCAACCCATCAGGATGGATGGCTGATCAGTCCTCCATTGAATCTTGCCGATTATACAATGTTCCGTCTGTCATTCTGGTCGTTGAATGCCTACGCAAGTTATTATGAAAAAAATTCAGTACTGGTTTCCGCCGGCTCTCCCAACCCGTCAGATGGAGATTTTGTTGAAATCTGGAGTGCACCGTCAGTGGTTTCGAATTGGGAGAAAACTGAAATATCACTGGATGCCTTTGCCGGACAAACGATTTACATTGCTTTCAGGTATGAGGGGATAAACGCCAATAGTTGGTTCCTCGACGATGTTTCGGTAAATTATCTAACCGAAGGCTCACTTTCGGGATATGTTACTTCGGCAACCAACCAACCCATTCAGGGCGCGCGGGTTTTTGCAGGCAGTTATGAATCATTCACCGATGCAACGGGGTATTATGAGTTTCCTGCGATTTTAGCCGGAGTGTATGATTTCACCTGCGAAGCGGAGGGGTTCTTAATGCAGATTGTTTCAGGTGTTGAAATTTTTGCAGACCAAACCGCCAACCAGGATTTCGTTCTTGATTTTGCACAAATCACGGTCAATCCGCTGAGCCTTAATGAATCGCTGGAGCCGGGCGGTTCGTCCGTTCAGCAGCTAACTGTTTCCAATCCCGCCGGTACAGCCGATCTTGAATGGCAGGCTTATTTCATCTACCAGGAAAAAGACAAAGGGATGAAAAACAACATTCAATACCCGATTTTGTGGGATAACACCCTAATCAATCCGTCAAACACAGGAACTATTTCTGTGGAACTTACGGGTTTAGTTCCTGATGGACGAATCATAAGCGCCGATGACTTTATTGTTCCATCTGAAGAAATGTGGGAGATCAGGTACATCTACACCGAAGGTTTTTCGTCACAGTCAACACTGCCCGATGCTTTTAAAATAGCCATTTATCAAAACAGCAACAACGAGCCTGGAGAGCTGCTTTTTGTTGAACAAATTGTCCCTGATGATCTCAACTTCGACACCCAGCATTTGTATTTCAACAATCCTGTCGTATTGCCAACAGGTCACTACTGGTTATCGGTTTATGCAGTATATGTTGGCAGCAACGGCGCTGAAAACACCAGATGGAACTGGTCGGTTGGATCGGCAGATTTGCAAAATCATGCTAAATTGCACGACTACGCCGGATATTTCGGCAGCCCCGGATGGAAAAATGTGGATTCGAATCCCTCATGCTATTTCAAAATTGGCGGTTATGTAAATAGTTGGCTGAGTTTATCGAACATCAATGGAACAGTTCAACCCGGACAAAGCCAGACGATTGATGTGAATTTTAATGCCGGTTTTCTTGCCGATGGCGTTCATGAAGCGGAAATCCGTTTTGTGCACAATGGTCAGGAAGTTACCGAATCAGAACTGAGTGTTCCGGTATTCCTGACAGTGGCTGCCACTTTACCACCACAACAACCATCAAACCCGGTTCCTGCTGATGGCGATGTTTTGGTTACCTTGCAGCCTGTTTTTGAATGGACAAATGGCGTTGGAACGGCTCAATCAAAAATCAGGATCGAACAGGTTTCTTTCCCCAATAATATCCTTATTCACGAAACCGGATTCTTCACCGGAAACAGTTTCGATCTGGCTTCGGTTGGCATTTCCCTTTTGCCCAAAACCGAATACCGGTGGATGGTCACCTGCAAAAATGCAATTGGCGAAACTGCCGGCGAGTGGTGGTATTTTGAAAGCATTGGCGCCGGAACAATTTCAGGTCTGGTTACTGATGCTTACACCAACCTGCCCTTACAGGGAGTGACCATTACAGCAGGCGCAAACTATCAAACCGCCACCCTTGCTGCCGGTTATTACAACCTGCCAAATGTGGTTGAAGGTGTTTACGAAGTTACTGCTACGTTTGACGGATACCTGTCACAATCTCAAACCATTGAGATCATCCATGGCGCTGATGAGATCGTCAACTTCAATCTTTCACTTGCCCTAAAACCACCTTATGGCCTGAAAGCTGAAATAAGCAATATTTTCGATGTCAACCTCACATGGAACTCGCCCGAAACAGGTAGCGAAGAGTGGTTGTATTATCACGACGGATCGTTTGAAAATGCTTTGGCTTCTGAAACCGGAATGTTTGGCCTTGCCCAGTTATTCACACCCGAAGAGTATCCCTGCCAAATATCGAAAGTTCGTTACTTTAACGACGGCTTTGGAGCATACCAGGAGCATCTGAGGGTTTATGTGCTGTCGGGTGATGGTGCAACAATTCTTGCAGGCCCTTATTTCGTTACCAACGGCCCGGCCAACGACTGGGTAACTGTAGAAGTTAATCCGGTAACCATCAATTCAGGGAATTTTATGGTGGCCACCATCAACTCAAACCCTGGCGGACCGCTGGTGGCAGTTGATAACAGCCTTTACAACGGAACCCTTTTCTATGGGTCAATCGGCAATTTTACAGAGCTGGGTAATCTTGGCTATTATTATGTTGGAAGCCACGAAGCTTTTGTTACTTATAGCTCCGGAGGAAAAATGGCAACCAACTCAGTTGCCCTTACTCCGAGGAGCGTGGATAAAAGCGTATTTGCCGCTAACCTGGCTGTTGTAGCGGAAAGAAAAAATATCACGCCTGCACCTTCAAAAGCCGGAGAAACGCTGCTGGGATATAACCTGTACCGTAATGATCAATTTGTAACGTTTACCGACCAAACCAACTACACCGACCTGAATCTTGCAGCCGGCCAGTACACCTACATTGTCAAGGCAGTTTACACCGAAGGGGAGTCAGTCCCGTCATTGCCGGCGGCGGTGGGTATTCTATCACCTCCTGTGATGCTCTTTGCTGAACAACAGGGCGCCGAAATCCATCTTGCCTGGGAAAGTAAATTCACAGGTCTGGAAAACAATCCTTTTGATCAATATTTTGTGTTGTACCGCAATGGTGTGAAATTGGGTGAATTTACCGAAACCGGCTATATTGACAACGATATCTTGCCCGGGGGTAATTATTGCTACACCGTCCTCGAGGCAGTTACTGAAGATATTGAAACCGGTCTCTCCAACGAAATCTGCGTGGGAATTCCCTTGTATGGCATCCTGGCCAGCAACCCGGCATCGCTTTCAGAAGTACATACCAACGGTGAATCACTCACAAGTCAAATACTTTTGCTAACCAATACCGGCGCTGAACCTGTTGATTTTAATATTGAAAAAGAATACATTGTTGATTCAAAAGCTTCAAACCTGAAATCATCGGGATTTTGTTCCGGTAATCTTTACAGTTTTGGTTGCAGTGGCGATGATGGTATTATTCAATGGGAACTGGCAAATATTGACATTCATGTGCCTTGCGAGGGTTCGCCATCATGGTATCAGGATTTTACCAACCTGACTCACGAACTTGAACCAGGCGGAACCTATCAGCTCAAAATCATGGCTCGCTCATGGGATACTTACTTTTCGGTATGGATTGATTTTGACGATGATAAAACACTCACCCAAAGCGAAACCATCGTTACCAATGCCCAGATAACATTGGGTTATACATGGTACACCTGCGAACTTACAATTCCAGAAGATGCGCCCGTCGGAACTTTTGGAATGAGAATGAGAAGCCGTACAAGTCAGCCTGTTAATGATGCATGTCAGCCATATTCCTGGGGTAATTGTGCCGATTTTATGGTTACTATCGGCAATCCCTGGCTTGATGTATCGCCAAAAGCCGGAACTATCCAACCTGGAGAATCATTCCCTGTTGAAGTAACATTTAACTCATCTTTACTCGATTTGGGAACTTACAATGCAAATCTGAAAATCAACACCAACAACCCGTTCATTTCCCAACCCGAACTTGAAGTGCCTGCAGAGCTTGTGGTTACTGAGTCAATCACGCAGCAAATCCTTCTGCCAATGGGCTGGAGCGGCTGGTCATCTTATGTTGATTTGTCGCCGGAAAACGCTTTTGCCGATGTTGTTGCACCGGTATTGGACGATCTGATCATCTCCACCTACTTTTACGAGATATTTTATCCTGCCTTCAACATCAATACCATGAGCCAGTTCAGCAACCAACACGGCTATATTATCAAAATGGCCGCCGAAAGAATGCTGACCTTCGAAGGAATGATGGCCAACCAAACCATTACCCTCAATGCCGGCTGGAACCTTTTGCCAGTCTTATCACCCTGCAATCTGGATGCAGATGAACTGCTCAGCGGCATCAGCGGATTGATCATTGCTTATGAAGTGGCCGGAAATGGAATTTATTATCCCGAAATGAACATCAACACCTTGCAGACACTGGTTCCCGGAAAATCCTACTATATCAAGGTGCAGAATGCTGTGGAAGTAACCTTCCCTGCCTGTGGGAAAAATGCTTCCTTTGGGAATGTCCTTCCCGTTAGAGCGAAAAACATCACTCCGTGGAATGATCCGGCCTACTCAGGCTCAAGCCATATTGTGGTCTTCGACCCGAACGCAACCACAGCATTTGAACCCGGCGATATGATCGGCGCTTTCACCAGCGACGGCCAGTGTGCAGGTTTAACCCAGGTTACGGGAATTTCTGTTTCGATGTCACTTTTTGGAAACGATTTCACATCATCCTCAAAAGATGGTTTTGAAGAAGGGGAACGACTCACTTTCAAACTCTACCGCAACAGCAGCAACACCGAATATTCGCTCGAGGTGGATTACAACGCCAAAGCGCCCAACAGCGACGGCTATTTTACCACTAACGGGTTGTCGGTAATCAGCAACATGATGATGAGCCCAACCGTTATTGTTTCTCCTGACCAAATTGGTTTGAACATATACCCGAATCCATCAACCGGAATTTTTACTTTGGCTGTGGAGCACGAAAATTCTAACATGGCGTACGTAATTACAAACTCGGGTGGACAAACAATTGCGCAGGGGAATTTGTCAGCTTCCCGGCAAATTGACCTGAGTAACCATCCCAAAGGTGTCTATTTCATCAGGATTGCAGGAGATAACCTTTTGAATAACAGAAAACTGGTTGTTAAATAG